A section of the Mangifera indica cultivar Alphonso chromosome 12, CATAS_Mindica_2.1, whole genome shotgun sequence genome encodes:
- the LOC123193268 gene encoding protein WHAT'S THIS FACTOR 9, mitochondrial, with protein MLFNNQYAKTLKILLVNFKNPIFKTRLKINPPPFTYTQSHCYVNVYMKWKQEFYFDSIDLIHNSIHLKPIIAVKNVIIQEPSGSIPISAVSKRGLQFDIHVKVARFLRQYPSIFEEFTGPMYNLPWFRLTQEAVEIDRQERIVYEECREELRERLRRFILMSKDKVLPLKVVKGMEWYLGLPSDFLEHAEVSLDGSFRFVDMEEGLKGLAVESEGRKVFSTLQRNAMKKGVYSGEPMEAIEFPLFPSKGLRLRRKIEDWINEFQKVPYVSPYEDSSLLDPTSDIAEKRVVGFLHELLSLFVEHSAERRKLLCLKKYFGLPQKVHRAFERHPHMFYLSFKNKTCTAILKEAFQDKYAIEEHPLLKVRKKYIKLMKKSDAILKNGRSNNRFVDTGDLEKEKELDSNYEDEDIGVMA; from the coding sequence ATGTTGTTCAACAATCAGTAcgctaaaaccctaaaaatcttACTAGtcaatttcaaaaatccaaTCTTTAAAACCCGGCTGAAAATAAATCCACCGCCTTTTACATACACCCAAAGCCACTGCTATGTGAATGTCTACATGAAATGGAAGCAAGAATTTTACTTCGACTCAATTGACCTCATCCACAACTCAATACATCTCAAACCCATCATTGCCGTGAAGAATGTTATCATCCAAGAGCCTTCTGGTTCCATCCCAATCTCTGCTGTTTCAAAGAGAGGACTTCAGTTTGATATACATGTTAAAGTTGCGAGGTTTTTGAGACAATACCCATCAATATTTGAAGAGTTCACTGGGCCTATGTATAATTTGCCTTGGTTTAGGTTGACCCAAGAAGCTGTTGAGATTGATAGACAGGAGAGAATTGTGTATGAGGAATGTAGAGAAGAGCTGAGAGAGAGGCTGAGGAGGTTTATTTTGATGAGTAAAGATAAAGTTTTGCCTTTGAAGGTTGTTAAAGGAATGGAGTGGTATTTGGGGTTGCCTAGTGACTTTTTAGAGCACGCAGAAGTGAGCCTTGATGGGTCTTTTAGGTTCGTTGATATGGAAGAAGGATTAAAGGGGTTGGCTGTTGAGAGTGAGGGTAGAAAAGTGTTTTCGACGTTGCAAAGAAATGCTATGAAGAAAGGAGTTTATTCAGGAGAACCGATGGAGGCTATTGAGTTTCCTCTTTTTCCTTCAAAGGGTTTGAGGTTGAGGAGAAAGATTGAGGATTGGATAAATGAGTTTCAAAAGGTTCCTTACGTATCACCATATGAGGATTCTTCACTTTTGGATCCTACTAGTGATATAGCTGAGAAAAGAGTTGTGGGGTTCCTACATGAGCTGCTCAGTCTTTTTGTTGAGCATTCTGCAGAGAGGAGGAAACTTTTGTGCCTTAAGAAGTATTTTGGGTTGCCACAAAAGGTTCACAGGGCATTTGAGAGGCATCCCCATATGTTTTATCTGTCATTTAAGAACAAGACTTGTACTGCTATTCTTAAAGAGGCTTTCCAGGATAAGTATGCTATAGAGGAGCATCCGTTGTTGAAGGtgaggaaaaaatatattaagttgaTGAAGAAGTCGGATGCAATTTTGAAGAATGGAAGATCAAACAACCGGTTTGTTGATACGGGGGATCTGGAGAAGGAAAAGGAATTGGATTCGAATTATGAGGATGAAGACATAGGAGTGATGGCCTAA
- the LOC123193269 gene encoding OVARIAN TUMOR DOMAIN-containing deubiquitinating enzyme 9-like isoform X1, with protein MISYDQDPDVVRWGLHQLLDVCSITNAGSQSAVTQYDRDLSQVQYVRECYCQTEQGDVENDAVIAYALQQELSRVAAAEASGSDNPSQESILAQDWLAPSRRYFSSGCENDVEAADFSGENGRETGGSSKQMETGGQSREVKVETDDDEGQVENLQYLLDVTDESSILDCEVGKRLNQMVPVPHVPKINGEIPSADEEISDHQRLLDRLQLYGLIENKVKGDGNCQFRSLSDQLYRSPEHHKFVREQIINQLKSYPEIYEGYVPMAYEDYLKRMSLSGEWGDHVTLQAAADSYGAKIFVITSFKDTCYIEILPHVPKSSRIIFLSFWAEVHYNSIYPEGELPAFEDKKKGIWWWIFGN; from the exons ATGATAAGTTATGACCAAGATCCTGATGTTGTTCGCTGGGGTCTTCATCAACTTTTAGATGTCTGTAGTATTACTAATGCTGGTTCACAAAGTGCTGTAACGCAGTATGATAgagatttgagtcaagttcagTATGTCAGAGAATGTTATTGTCAAACAGAACAGGGAGATGTGGAGAATGATGCAGTTATTGCATATGCCCTTCAACAAGAACTGTCACGAGTTGCTGCTGCTGAAGCATCTGGGTCTGATAATCCCTCTCAAGAATCGATACTTGCACAGGATTGGCTTGCTCCTTCAAGAAGATACTTTAGTTCTG GGTGTGAGAATGATGTGGAAGCAGCAGATTTTTCTGGAGAAAATGGAAGAGAGACAGGTGGTTCTAGTAAACAGATGGAGACAGGTGGTCAAAGTAGGGAGGTGAAGGTGGAAACTGATGATGATGAGGGCCAAGTAGAGAATTTGCAGTATTTATTAGACGTAACAGACGAGTCTTCAATTCTTGATTGTGAGGTGGGCAAGAGATTGAATCAGATGGTCCCTGTTCCT CATGTTCCCAAAATTAATGGTGAAATACCATCAGCTGATGAAGAGATATCAGATCATCAAAGGCTGTTAGATAG gttgcaATTGTATGGTCTGATAGAAAATAAGGTGAAAGGAGACGGTAACTGTCAG TTTCGGTCATTATCAGATCAGCTCTACCGATCTCCTGAGCACCACAAGTTTGTGAGGGAACAAATAATTAATCAG CTAAAGTCTTACCCAGAAATTTATGAGGGTTATGTTCCAATGGCTTATGAGGACTATTTGAAGAGAATGAGCCT GAGTGGTGAATGGGGTGATCATGTTACTTTGCAGGCTGCTGCTGACTCG TATGGCGCCAAGATATTTGTGATAACTTCGTTTAAGGACACATGTTACATTGAGATCCTTCCACATGTTCCAAAATCCTCGCGAA TtatctttttaagtttttggGCAGAGGTGCACTATAATTCGATTTATCCTGAAGGAG AACTGCCTGCGTTTGAAGATAAGAAAAAAGGGATATGGTGGTGGATATTTGGAAACTAA
- the LOC123193269 gene encoding OVARIAN TUMOR DOMAIN-containing deubiquitinating enzyme 9-like isoform X2 → MISYDQDPDVVRWGLHQLLDVCSITNAGSQSAVTQYDRDLSQVQYVRECYCQTEQGDVENDAVIAYALQQELSRVAAAEASGSDNPSQESILAQDWLAPSRRYFSSGCENDVEAADFSGENGRETGGSSKQMETGGQSREVKVETDDDEGQVENLQYLLDVTDESSILDCEVGKRLNQMVPVPHVPKINGEIPSADEEISDHQRLLDRLQLYGLIENKVKGDGNCQFRSLSDQLYRSPEHHKFVREQIINQLKSYPEIYEGYVPMAYEDYLKRMSLSGEWGDHVTLQAAADSVWSITRSSRFYAFDFWHFLFKILEICYICDWRSVQVTCFLQD, encoded by the exons ATGATAAGTTATGACCAAGATCCTGATGTTGTTCGCTGGGGTCTTCATCAACTTTTAGATGTCTGTAGTATTACTAATGCTGGTTCACAAAGTGCTGTAACGCAGTATGATAgagatttgagtcaagttcagTATGTCAGAGAATGTTATTGTCAAACAGAACAGGGAGATGTGGAGAATGATGCAGTTATTGCATATGCCCTTCAACAAGAACTGTCACGAGTTGCTGCTGCTGAAGCATCTGGGTCTGATAATCCCTCTCAAGAATCGATACTTGCACAGGATTGGCTTGCTCCTTCAAGAAGATACTTTAGTTCTG GGTGTGAGAATGATGTGGAAGCAGCAGATTTTTCTGGAGAAAATGGAAGAGAGACAGGTGGTTCTAGTAAACAGATGGAGACAGGTGGTCAAAGTAGGGAGGTGAAGGTGGAAACTGATGATGATGAGGGCCAAGTAGAGAATTTGCAGTATTTATTAGACGTAACAGACGAGTCTTCAATTCTTGATTGTGAGGTGGGCAAGAGATTGAATCAGATGGTCCCTGTTCCT CATGTTCCCAAAATTAATGGTGAAATACCATCAGCTGATGAAGAGATATCAGATCATCAAAGGCTGTTAGATAG gttgcaATTGTATGGTCTGATAGAAAATAAGGTGAAAGGAGACGGTAACTGTCAG TTTCGGTCATTATCAGATCAGCTCTACCGATCTCCTGAGCACCACAAGTTTGTGAGGGAACAAATAATTAATCAG CTAAAGTCTTACCCAGAAATTTATGAGGGTTATGTTCCAATGGCTTATGAGGACTATTTGAAGAGAATGAGCCT GAGTGGTGAATGGGGTGATCATGTTACTTTGCAGGCTGCTGCTGACTCGGTATGGTCAATTACTAGATCTTCTAGATTCTATGCCTTTGATTTTtggcattttcttttcaagaTTCTGGAAATATG tTATATTTGTGATTGGAGAAGTGTGCAAGTTACCTGTTTCTTACAAGATTAG
- the LOC123192336 gene encoding serine/threonine-protein kinase PCRK1: MKCFNFSKGDKNDEPKTTKSVSVRSFNTCSSMSTDRDMRRSGSEFNSQNVSDLSTVASTKNSFAVLSQLSQRQSNLRVFTFSELKTATKNFSRSLMIGEGGFGGVYRGVIRSTEDSSKKIDIAVKQLSRRGLQGHKEWVTEVNVLGVVEHQNLVKLLGYCAEDDERGIQRLLIYEYMANRSVQDHLSCRFQTTIPWATRLKIAQDAARGLAYLHEGMEFQIIFRDFKSSNILLDEQWNAKLSDFGLARLGPSDGISHVSTAVVGTVGYAAPEYIQTGRLTAKSDVWSYGVFLYELITGRRPVDRSRPKGEEKLLEWVRPHLTDAKKFILILDPRLEGKYSLKSAQKLAAIANRCLARQAKVRPKMSEVLEMVTRIVESAEDGTPLTPLKSLALKDSYEMSKRERLKRRLMDLINEGKGRFVWLTRKPKIVRTS; the protein is encoded by the exons ATGAAGTGCTTCAATTTCTCCAAAGGAGATAAAAATGATGAGCCAAAGACAACAAAATCCGTATCGGTCCGCTCTTTCAATACCTGTAGTTCAATGTCAACTGATCGCGATATGAGGAGATCTGGATCCGAGTTCAATTCTCAGAATGTCTCAGATTTAAGCACAGTAGCCTCCACGAAGAACTCATTCGCTGTTCTGTCTCAGCTCTCCCAAAGACAAAGTAATCTCAGAGTTTTCACATTCTCGGAGTTGAAGACTGCCACAAAGAATTTCAGCCGCTCCCTTATGATTGGTGAAGGTGGATTTGGTGGTGTTTACAGAGGTGTGATTCGGAGCACAGAAGATTCAAGTAAGAAGATAGATATTGCTGTAAAACAATTAAGTAGAAGAGGCTTGCAG GGTCACAAGGAATGGGTGACAGAAGTAAATGTTTTAGGGGTTGTTGAACATCAAAATCTTGTCAAATTGTTGGGCTACTGTGCAGAGGATGATGAGAGAGGAATTCAGCGGCTTTTGATATATGAGTATATGGCCAACAGAAGTGTGCAAGATCACCTATCTTGTCGATTTCAGACAACTATTCCTTGGGCCACGAGACTGAAAATAGCCCAGGATGCTGCACGAGGCCTAGCATACCTCCATGAAGGAATGGAGTTTCAG ATTATCTTTAGAGATTTCAAGTCCTCAAACATACTTTTGGATGAGCAATGGAATGCAAAGCTGTCAGACTTTGGGTTGGCTAGATTGGGACCTTCAGATGGAATAAGTCATGTCTCTACTGCA GTTGTAGGAACAGTTGGATATGCAGCTCCTGAATACATTCAAACTGGCCGTCTCACAGCTAAAAGTGATGTGTGGAGCTATGGAGTTTTCCTCTATGAACTCATCACTGGTAGGCGTCCTGTAGATAGAAGTCGTCCCAAGGGCGAGGAAAAACTCCTGGAATGGGTCAGGCCGCACCTTACTGATGCGAAAAAGTTCATATTGATTTTAGACCCAAGGCTTGAAGGGAAGTATTCTCTCAAGTCTGCCCAAAAACTAGCAGCTATAGCCAACCGATGTTTGGCACGACAAGCCAAAGTACGCCCCAAAATGAGTGAAGTTTTGGAAATGGTGACTCGAATTGTAGAGTCAGCTGAAGATGGAACCCCCCTAACACCCCTGAAGAGCTTGGCTTTGAAAGATTCTTATGAAATGTCAAAAAGAGAACGTTTAAAAAGAAGATTAATGGATTTGATCAATGAAGGGAAAGGGCGCTTTGTTTGGCTAACAAGGAAGCCTAAGATTGTTAGAACATCTTAA